The following proteins are co-located in the Solea senegalensis isolate Sse05_10M linkage group LG12, IFAPA_SoseM_1, whole genome shotgun sequence genome:
- the pfdn6 gene encoding prefoldin subunit 6 has translation MAEAIQKKLKAELEKYTQMQKDVSKSMGARQKLETQLTENNIVKEELDILDSANTVYKLIGPVLVKQDPDEAKATVAKRLEYINGEIHRYETLLKDLEKKSEQQRELLSSLQQEFQKAQGIAAGKA, from the exons ATGGCAGAAGCCATTCAAAAGAAACTAAAGGCGGAATtagaaaaatatacacaaatgcaGAAAG ATGTTAGCAAGAGCATGGGCGCGAGACAGAAGCTGGAGACGCAGCTGACAGAGAACAACATTGTTAAAGAG GAGCTGGATATTCTGGACAGTGCAAACACAGTTTATAAACTTATTGGTCCTGTATTAGTGAAGCAAGATCCAGATGAGGCCAAAGCCACAGTTGCCAAAAGACTGGAGTATATTAACGGAGAAAT TCACAGGTATGAGACACTCCTGAAAGACTTGGAGAAGAAATCTGAACAACAGCGAGAACTCTTGTCCAGTTTACAGCAGGAGTTTCAGAAAGCTCAGGGCATTGCTGCCGGCAAAGCCTGA
- the mospd1 gene encoding motile sperm domain-containing protein 1 gives MQQHHHRQPELVEGSLPVFVFPTELVFYADEQTSHKQVLTLYNPYEFALKFKVLCTAPNKYSVVDATGAVKPQCCVDIVIRHRDVRACHYGVYDKFRLQVSEQSQRKALGRKEVTATLRPSASQETPSPRPQDEERRIKEQFAESEFFEQTAFQSESRPVAGGPSLLTVLLGLVCMAALMLPTLGEQESTVPVYLHLSVNKKLVAAYVLGLLTMVILRT, from the exons atgcagcagcatcatcatcgaCAGCCTGAGCTGGTGGAAGGAAGCCTTCCCGTGTTCGTGTTCCCCACTGAACTCGTCTTCTACGCAGATGAGCAGACGTCTCACAAGCAGGTGCTCACTCTCTACAATCCTTATGAGTTCGCCCTCAAGTTTAAAG TGCTCTGCACAGCGCCAAACAAGTACAGTGTGGTGGATGCCACTGGAGCCGTCAAGCCACAATGTTGTGTTGACAT AGTAATCAGACACAGAGATGTGCGGGCATGCCATTATGGTGTGTATGACAAGTTCCGGCTGCAGGTGTCGGAGCAGAGTCAGCGCAAAGCTCTGGGTCGCAAAGAGGTGACGGCAACGCTCCGCCCCTCTGCCTCACAGGAGACGCCCAGCCCCCGGCCCCAAGATGAGGAACGCAGAATCAAAGAACAGTTCGCAGAAAGCGAGTTTTTTGAGCAGACTGCATTTCAGTCAG AGAGCCGTCCTGTTGCTGGGGGGCCCAGTCTGCTGACGGTGCTGCTTGGGCTGGTGTGTATGGCCGCCCTGATGCTCCCGACACTAGGGGAGCAAGAATCTACTGTGCCTGTCTACCTCCACTTAAGTGTTAACAAGAAACTTGTAGCTGCTTATGTTCTTG GTCTTCTAACAATGGTCATCCTGCGCACATGA
- the ints6l gene encoding integrator complex subunit 6 isoform X2 encodes MPILLFLLDTSASMNQRTYLGTTYLDVAKGAVEVFMKLRARDPASRGDRYMLVTFDDPPYGVKAGWKENHATFMCELKNLQAFGLTTLGHALRTAFDLLNLNRLVSGIDNYGQGRNPFFLEPSLIITITDGNKLTHSSGVPDELHLPLNSPLSGSELTKEPFRWDQRLFALVLRLPGAAAPDNEQLGSVPTDESAITQMCEVTGGRSYCVRTQRMLNQCLESLVQKVQSGVVINFEKTGPDPPLTGEDNAVESSRPVSSFSPQPWHSCHKLIYVRPNPKTGVPVGHWPIPESFWPDQNSPTLPPRSAHPMVRFSCVDCEPMVIDKLPFDKYELEPSPLTQFILERKSPHMCWQVFVNSSAKQNDLGHPFGYLKASTTLTCVNLFVMPYNYPVLLPLLDDLFKVHKLKPNLKWRQALEMYLKTMPPYYLLPLKKALRMMGAPNLIADTMDCGLSYSVISYLKKLSQQAKIESDRFIVSVGKKAPQETGIKVKNHSSSLSLAHRRDFKQLLQGITGEGPLRLVDINFKEFAGFQIALPNKDVKPQAYRNAYDIPRRNLLDQLTRMRSNILRTSQKLIRGQDEDYLHSIPVAQMGNYQEYLKMMPSPLREIDPDQPKRLHTFGNPFKQDKKGMMIDEADEFVAGPQNKKRGNSSDSNSGSTVKRRRSMSPLLRRPQTPPGNTNHVPVGKIPAGVQGQQNLIKPIPVNKVDENNVAVPDSNGDGVLEPESGAVWPTEMDSVVGNPASLTLEEQASMGPVDGGEDVNMTEERLVEDCLNEQPQEEKHNCERLSPQSQLDGSEADDAVLETIFIAPLDGSQAELRTRVIKEVRKPGRNYEAILSLLQQVKGPLNVQRYFIQHAIKEAVRFKKRVLIEQLELALADLELKHAMSLQLPNDHGR; translated from the exons ATGCCTATTTTACTTTTCCTGTTAGACACGTCCGCCTCTATGAATCAGCGCACTTATTTGGGTACGACGTATCTGGACGTTGCTAAAGGCGCGGTTGAGGTCTTTATGAAG ctGCGTGCCCGAGACCCGGCTAGTAGAGGCGACAGGTACATGCTAGTTACATTCGATGATCCACCATACGGAGTGAAG GCAGGCTGGAAGGAGAACCATGCAACCTTCATGTGTGAGCTAAAGAACTTGCAGGCATTTGGTCTGACCACTCTAGGTCATGCGCTTCGCACAGCCTTTGACCTGCTTAACCTCAACCGCCTCGTCTCAGGCATTGACAACTATGGACAG GGACGTAACCCCTTCTTCCTCGAGCCATCTTTGATCATCACTATCACTGATGGGAACAAGCTAACACACAGCTCTGGGGTGCCAGATGAG CTGCACCTGCCTCTGAACTCCCCTCTGTCAGGCAGTGAACTAACCAAAGAGCCTTTTCGTTGGGACCAGCGTCTGTTTGCGTTGGTGCTGAGGCTGCcaggagcagcagcaccagATAACGAGCAGCTCGGTAGCGTCCCCACGGATGAGTCTGCTATCACTCAGATGTGTGAAGTCACTGGAG GGCGATCATACTGTGTACGGACACAGAGGATGTTGAACCAGTGTCTGGAATCTCTGGTCCAAAAAGTTCAAAGCGGCGTGGTGATTAATTTTGAGAAGACAGGGCCAGATCCGCCTCTCACTGGGGAAG ataaCGCAGTGGAATCAAGTCGTCCCGTGTCTTCCTTCAGTCCTCAGCCGTGGCACAGTTGTCACAAACTCATCTATGTGCGGCCGAACCCAAAGACAGGAGTGCCAGTCGGACACTGGCCCATACCAGAGTCCTTCTGGCCGGACCAGAATTCTCCGACACTG CCACCTCGCTCTGCTCATCCAATGGTGCGTTTCTCTTGTGTGGACTGTGAGCCCATGGTGATTGACAAACTTCCCTTTGACAAGTATGAGCTGGAGCCCTCTCCACTCACCCAATTCATTCTAGAAAGGAAATCTCCACACATGTGCTGGCAG GTGTTTGTTAACAGCAGTGCGAAGCAAAATGACCTGGGACATCCATTCGGCTACCTTAAAGCCAGCACCACTCTCACCTGTGTTAACCTGTTTGTCATGCCCTACAACTACCCAGTCCTTCTCCCACTCCTCG aTGATTTGTTTAAAGTGCACAAACTAAAACCAAACCTCAAGTGGCGACAGGCCTTAGAGATGTACCTGAAGACAATGCCTCCATACTACCTCTTG CCCTTAAAAAAGGCATTGAGGATGATGGGCGCACCTAATCTCATCGCAGACACAATGGACTGTGGCCTGAGTTACAGTGTCATCTCATATTTAAAGAAGCTCAGTCAACAG GCGAAGATTGAATCAGACCGTTTTATAGTGTCTGTGGGGAAAAAGGCTCCACAAGAAACTGGCATAAAGGTGAAGAACCACTCCAGCTCTCTCTCACTGGCCCATCGACGCGATTTCAAGCAGTTGCTGCAGGGAATCACTGGGGAAGGGCCTCTTCGACTGGTTGACATCAATTTCAAAGAGTTTGCTGGCTTCCAGATTGCTCTGCCCAACAAG GATGTAAAACCTCAAGCTTATCGAAATGCCTATGACATCCCAAGACGGAACCTTCTGGATCAGCTCACCCGCATGCGCTCTAATATATTACGGACGTCACAGAAACTGATTCGAGGACAAGATGAAG ACTATCTACACAGCATTCCAGTAGCTCAGATGGGAAACTACCAGGAGTACCTAAAAATGATGCCATCTCCTCTGAGGGAAATTGACCCAGACCAACCAAAACGTCTGCACACATTTGGGAATCCTTTCAAACAGGATAAGAAG GGCATGATGATCGATGAGGCTGATGAGTTCGTTGCAGGTCCTCAAAACAAGAAGAGAGGAAATTCCAGTGATTCCAACTCCGGTTCTACTGTGAAGAGAAGGCGAAGTATGTCTCCGCTGCTGCGGCGGCCACAGACTCCACCAGGAAACACCAACCATGTGCCAGTGGGAAAGATTCCAGCCGGGGTTCAGGGGCAGCAGAACCTCATCAAACCCATTCCAGTGAACAAAG TGGATGAAAACAATGTGGCTGTCCCTGACAGTAATGGTGATGGGGTTCTTGAGCCTGAATCTGGGGCAGTCTGGCCCACTGAGATGGACTCTGTAGTTGGAAACCCAGCTTCGCTGACCCTTGAGGAGCAAGCCAGCATGGGACCAGTTGACGGGGGAGAGGATGTCAACATGACGGAGGAGAGACTAGTGGAGGACTGTCTGAACGAGCAGccgcaggaggagaaacacaacTGTGAACGGCTCAGTCCGCAGAGCCAGCTCGACGGCTCTGAGGCCGACGATGCCGTGCTTGAGACCATTTTCATAGCACCACTCGATGGAAGCCAAGCCGAGCTGAGGACACGGGTCATAAAGGAGGTCCGCAAGCCTGGGCGAA ATTATGAGGCCATACTGTCACTACTGCAGCAGGTGAAAGGGCCACTTAACGTTCAAAGGTACTTCATCCAACACGCTATCAAAGAGGCCGTCAG GTTCAAGAAGAGGGTACTGATCGAGCAGCTGGAGTTGGCCCTTGCTGACTTGGAGCTGAAACATGCAATGTCCCTGCAGCTCCCCAACGATCATGGCAGATAG
- the her5 gene encoding hairy-related 5, with amino-acid sequence MKALSSPESPRKRSMRKVPKPLMEKRRRERINHSLETLRRLMLENTRNEKLKNPKVEKAEILESVVQFLQTEKEVLSRDQTCVRQNNYHDGMRSCLLRVSHFIAKNQDLEETGGEMVQASAASPEPHNQTSSLGHMHNKALIPAPSRDSAPLAAQHLPRQHRRHGISHPYLSQRTGLHTCETSKLLSSPSSCTHITDPVWRPWPQ; translated from the exons ATGAAGGCTTTATCTTCACCAGAGTCTCCCAGGAAGAGATCCATGAGAAAG GTGCCCAAACCTCTGATGGAGAAGCGCAGACGGGAGCGCATCAACCACAGTCTGGAGACACTGAGACGTCTGATGCTGGAGAACACTCGCAATGAG aagctgaaaaacccaAAGGTGGAGAAGGCAGAGATTCTGGAGAGCGTGGTCCAGTTCCTGCAAACTGAGAAGGAGGTTCTGTCCAGGGATCAGACATGTGTCCGGCAGAACAACTACCATGACGGGATGAGGTCGTGTCTGCTGAGGGTCAGCCATTTCATAGCCAAGAACCAGGACTTAGAGGAAACTGGTGGAGAGATGGTCCAggcttctgctgcttctcctgaGCCACATAATCAAACTTCCTCCCTCGGACACATGCACAACAAGGCACTGATCCCCGCACCTTCTCGTGACTCTGCTCCTCTGGCTGCTCAGCATCTGCCCCGCCAGCACCGCCGGCACGGTATCTCTCACCCGTACCTCAGCCAGAGGACTGGCCTCCACACCTGTGAGACCAGCAAGCTGCTCTCCAGTCCCTCATCGTGCACGCACATCACTGATCCAGTGTGGAGGCCATGGCCTCAGTAA
- the ints6l gene encoding integrator complex subunit 6 isoform X1 → MPILLFLLDTSASMNQRTYLGTTYLDVAKGAVEVFMKLRARDPASRGDRYMLVTFDDPPYGVKAGWKENHATFMCELKNLQAFGLTTLGHALRTAFDLLNLNRLVSGIDNYGQGRNPFFLEPSLIITITDGNKLTHSSGVPDELHLPLNSPLSGSELTKEPFRWDQRLFALVLRLPGAAAPDNEQLGSVPTDESAITQMCEVTGGRSYCVRTQRMLNQCLESLVQKVQSGVVINFEKTGPDPPLTGEDNAVESSRPVSSFSPQPWHSCHKLIYVRPNPKTGVPVGHWPIPESFWPDQNSPTLPPRSAHPMVRFSCVDCEPMVIDKLPFDKYELEPSPLTQFILERKSPHMCWQVFVNSSAKQNDLGHPFGYLKASTTLTCVNLFVMPYNYPVLLPLLDDLFKVHKLKPNLKWRQALEMYLKTMPPYYLLPLKKALRMMGAPNLIADTMDCGLSYSVISYLKKLSQQAKIESDRFIVSVGKKAPQETGIKVKNHSSSLSLAHRRDFKQLLQGITGEGPLRLVDINFKEFAGFQIALPNKDVKPQAYRNAYDIPRRNLLDQLTRMRSNILRTSQKLIRGQDEDYLHSIPVAQMGNYQEYLKMMPSPLREIDPDQPKRLHTFGNPFKQDKKGMMIDEADEFVAGPQNKKRGNSSDSNSGSTVKRRRSMSPLLRRPQTPPGNTNHVPVGKIPAGVQGQQNLIKPIPVNKVVDENNVAVPDSNGDGVLEPESGAVWPTEMDSVVGNPASLTLEEQASMGPVDGGEDVNMTEERLVEDCLNEQPQEEKHNCERLSPQSQLDGSEADDAVLETIFIAPLDGSQAELRTRVIKEVRKPGRNYEAILSLLQQVKGPLNVQRYFIQHAIKEAVRFKKRVLIEQLELALADLELKHAMSLQLPNDHGR, encoded by the exons ATGCCTATTTTACTTTTCCTGTTAGACACGTCCGCCTCTATGAATCAGCGCACTTATTTGGGTACGACGTATCTGGACGTTGCTAAAGGCGCGGTTGAGGTCTTTATGAAG ctGCGTGCCCGAGACCCGGCTAGTAGAGGCGACAGGTACATGCTAGTTACATTCGATGATCCACCATACGGAGTGAAG GCAGGCTGGAAGGAGAACCATGCAACCTTCATGTGTGAGCTAAAGAACTTGCAGGCATTTGGTCTGACCACTCTAGGTCATGCGCTTCGCACAGCCTTTGACCTGCTTAACCTCAACCGCCTCGTCTCAGGCATTGACAACTATGGACAG GGACGTAACCCCTTCTTCCTCGAGCCATCTTTGATCATCACTATCACTGATGGGAACAAGCTAACACACAGCTCTGGGGTGCCAGATGAG CTGCACCTGCCTCTGAACTCCCCTCTGTCAGGCAGTGAACTAACCAAAGAGCCTTTTCGTTGGGACCAGCGTCTGTTTGCGTTGGTGCTGAGGCTGCcaggagcagcagcaccagATAACGAGCAGCTCGGTAGCGTCCCCACGGATGAGTCTGCTATCACTCAGATGTGTGAAGTCACTGGAG GGCGATCATACTGTGTACGGACACAGAGGATGTTGAACCAGTGTCTGGAATCTCTGGTCCAAAAAGTTCAAAGCGGCGTGGTGATTAATTTTGAGAAGACAGGGCCAGATCCGCCTCTCACTGGGGAAG ataaCGCAGTGGAATCAAGTCGTCCCGTGTCTTCCTTCAGTCCTCAGCCGTGGCACAGTTGTCACAAACTCATCTATGTGCGGCCGAACCCAAAGACAGGAGTGCCAGTCGGACACTGGCCCATACCAGAGTCCTTCTGGCCGGACCAGAATTCTCCGACACTG CCACCTCGCTCTGCTCATCCAATGGTGCGTTTCTCTTGTGTGGACTGTGAGCCCATGGTGATTGACAAACTTCCCTTTGACAAGTATGAGCTGGAGCCCTCTCCACTCACCCAATTCATTCTAGAAAGGAAATCTCCACACATGTGCTGGCAG GTGTTTGTTAACAGCAGTGCGAAGCAAAATGACCTGGGACATCCATTCGGCTACCTTAAAGCCAGCACCACTCTCACCTGTGTTAACCTGTTTGTCATGCCCTACAACTACCCAGTCCTTCTCCCACTCCTCG aTGATTTGTTTAAAGTGCACAAACTAAAACCAAACCTCAAGTGGCGACAGGCCTTAGAGATGTACCTGAAGACAATGCCTCCATACTACCTCTTG CCCTTAAAAAAGGCATTGAGGATGATGGGCGCACCTAATCTCATCGCAGACACAATGGACTGTGGCCTGAGTTACAGTGTCATCTCATATTTAAAGAAGCTCAGTCAACAG GCGAAGATTGAATCAGACCGTTTTATAGTGTCTGTGGGGAAAAAGGCTCCACAAGAAACTGGCATAAAGGTGAAGAACCACTCCAGCTCTCTCTCACTGGCCCATCGACGCGATTTCAAGCAGTTGCTGCAGGGAATCACTGGGGAAGGGCCTCTTCGACTGGTTGACATCAATTTCAAAGAGTTTGCTGGCTTCCAGATTGCTCTGCCCAACAAG GATGTAAAACCTCAAGCTTATCGAAATGCCTATGACATCCCAAGACGGAACCTTCTGGATCAGCTCACCCGCATGCGCTCTAATATATTACGGACGTCACAGAAACTGATTCGAGGACAAGATGAAG ACTATCTACACAGCATTCCAGTAGCTCAGATGGGAAACTACCAGGAGTACCTAAAAATGATGCCATCTCCTCTGAGGGAAATTGACCCAGACCAACCAAAACGTCTGCACACATTTGGGAATCCTTTCAAACAGGATAAGAAG GGCATGATGATCGATGAGGCTGATGAGTTCGTTGCAGGTCCTCAAAACAAGAAGAGAGGAAATTCCAGTGATTCCAACTCCGGTTCTACTGTGAAGAGAAGGCGAAGTATGTCTCCGCTGCTGCGGCGGCCACAGACTCCACCAGGAAACACCAACCATGTGCCAGTGGGAAAGATTCCAGCCGGGGTTCAGGGGCAGCAGAACCTCATCAAACCCATTCCAGTGAACAAAG TAGTGGATGAAAACAATGTGGCTGTCCCTGACAGTAATGGTGATGGGGTTCTTGAGCCTGAATCTGGGGCAGTCTGGCCCACTGAGATGGACTCTGTAGTTGGAAACCCAGCTTCGCTGACCCTTGAGGAGCAAGCCAGCATGGGACCAGTTGACGGGGGAGAGGATGTCAACATGACGGAGGAGAGACTAGTGGAGGACTGTCTGAACGAGCAGccgcaggaggagaaacacaacTGTGAACGGCTCAGTCCGCAGAGCCAGCTCGACGGCTCTGAGGCCGACGATGCCGTGCTTGAGACCATTTTCATAGCACCACTCGATGGAAGCCAAGCCGAGCTGAGGACACGGGTCATAAAGGAGGTCCGCAAGCCTGGGCGAA ATTATGAGGCCATACTGTCACTACTGCAGCAGGTGAAAGGGCCACTTAACGTTCAAAGGTACTTCATCCAACACGCTATCAAAGAGGCCGTCAG GTTCAAGAAGAGGGTACTGATCGAGCAGCTGGAGTTGGCCCTTGCTGACTTGGAGCTGAAACATGCAATGTCCCTGCAGCTCCCCAACGATCATGGCAGATAG
- the mmgt1 gene encoding ER membrane protein complex subunit 5 translates to MASSFWKGVVGVGLFALAHAAFSAAQHRAYMRLTEKENETLPIDIVLQTLLSFVMTCYGIVHIAGEFKDMDASSELKNKTFDTLRNHPSFYLFNHRGRVLFRSPEEEPSSARNQQALPNPIRLRKLEHLH, encoded by the exons ATGGCCTCGTCGTTTTGGAAAGGTGTTGTCGGCGTCGGACTGTTTGCTTTAGCTCACGCAGCTTTCTCAGCGGCACAGC ATCGAGCGTACATGCGACTCACAGAGAAGGAGAACGAGACACTACCTATTGAT ATTGTATTACAGACCCTGTTATCATTTGTGATGACCTGTTATGGTATTGTCCACATCGCTGGAGAGTTCAAAGACATGGATGCTTCCTCAGAGCTGAAAAACAA aacatTTGATACACTGAGGAACCACCCATCCTTTTACCTTTTCAATCACCGGGGTCGGGTGCTTTTCCGCTCGCCGGAGGAGGAACCCTCCTCTGCACGCAACCAGCAAGCTCTTCCCAACCCCATACGACTACGCAAGCTGGAGCATTTGCACTGA
- the her11 gene encoding hairy-related 11, whose product MTRKLQNPTVDDAKSRKRILKPVVEKKRRDRINQSLAELRSLLLNHTSDARLQNPKIEKAEILDLAVEYLQKWTDGKTLSDDSTNSQTKTHASVVSLHHPESSPPLFTIQSAGFQQCMAQLTNYMHKITPAQRSSLIEGLKHHTETQQLISDFNLRVPGTACADAVSTSDTKDDSSKLLFPSHSPFQPQSCSTPCHDYLSPPSSPWFSPSFSTYASSPPFPSFASHFSFPPSLSPPSSNNSFFSFSPTAPHTGPPGLHFPPATSLRSSPHLAPREASQPNSSSTMWRPWF is encoded by the exons ATGACCAGGAAACTACAGAACCCCACTGTGGATGATGCCAAGAGTAGAAAGAGG ATTCTGAAGCCGGTTGttgagaagaagagaagagatcGAATAAACCAAAGTCTTGCTGAACTGAGAAGTTTGCTGTTGAATCATACGTCGGATGCA CGGCTACAGAATCCCAAAATAGAGAAAGCGGAAATTCTGGACTTGGCTGTGGAATATCTTCAAAAGTGGACAGATGGAAAGACACTGAGTGATG ATTCTACTAATAGTCAAACGAAGACTCATGCTTCTGTGGTAAGCCTTCATCACCCAGAGTCAAGTCCTCCTCTCTTCACCATTCAGAGTGCAGGTTTTCAGCAGTGCATGGCTCAGCTCACCAACTACATGCACAAAATAACACCGGCACAGAGAAGCAGCCTGATCGAGGGACTGAAGCATCACACGGAGACACAGCAGCTCATATCAGACTTCAACCTGCGAGTGCCTGGTACAGCATGTGCGGATGCAGTCTCAACATCTGACACAAAAGACGACTCGTCCAAGCTTCTGTTTCCGTCCCATTCCCCGTTTCAGCCTCAGTCTTGCTCCACACCCTGCCATGACtacctctcccctccctcctccccctggttctctccttctttctccaCATATGCCTCGTCTCCTCCTTTCCCGTCATTTGCCTCTCACTTCTCCTTCCCCCCCAGCCTGTCACCTCCGTCTTCCAACAACTCCTTCTTCAGTTTCTCGCCCACAGCCCCTCACACTGGCCCACCCGGCCTCCACTTCCCCCCAGCAACTTCCCTGAGATCCTCTCCACACCTTGCACCGAGGGAGGCGTCACAACCAAACTCTTCTTCGACCATGTGGAGACCTTGGTTTTGA